One Mycolicibacterium rufum genomic window, CCAGCGTCCGCGCCCGGCGCGGCGGCAGGTCGGCGACGTGGCGCAGCGGGTGCTCGTCGGACGGGGTGCCGTCGACGGCGCAGGCCAGCAGCTCGCGGCCGAAACCCGGCCCCGGATCAGCCACCTCGGACCCCTCCACACATCCCCTACATCGCGTCGTACGTCGATTGTCGCCTACATGTTGATTCTGAAGCGCTTGTCGGACTGTCGCAGCAGCGCTGAACGTGGTTGACTTACCGCGGTCGCAGCTTCTGTGTTCGTGTATACGCACTCGCAGGAACGACGTTGCGATCGCGGTTCCTGCGAGGGTTGTAGGTCGGGTCGAGTTCCGAGCACTCCACGAAGGTATGGCGGTCGGAACGGGCCCGGTACACCGGAAGTCGGTGAACCGCTCCCGGTAAGAAGAGAAGGAAATTACGAAAGATGCCACAGGGAACTGTGAAGTGGTTCAACGCGGAGAAGGGCTTCGGCTTCATCGCCCCCGAGGACGGCTCCGCTGACGTTTTTGTCCACTACACGGAGATCCAGGGTTCCGGCTTCCGCACCCTGGAAGAGAACCAGAAGGTCGAGTTCGAGGTCGGCCAGAGCCCCAAGGGGCCGCAGGCCACCGGCGTTCGCGCCGTCTGAGCAACCGAAGACCTCTTCGAACACCCCCGCGCCATCCTCACGAGGACGACGCGGGGGTGTTTCGTTTCGTCGTGAGGCTCGTCGTGAGGCGACGCGCAGCGGCAACGCAGGGTTCACGTCGGGGCGCTCGGGCTGGCCTACTGTCGTCAGTGTGAGCCAGCTGTCCTTCTTCTCGGCTGAGTCGGTGCCGCCGGCGATCGCCGATCTGACGGGAATTCTGGCCGCGCCGGGCCAAGCCGTGCTGGTAGGCGGAGCGCAGGGGCAGACGGCGCGCCTGTCGGTGGTCGTCGAGGATCTGTGGCGGGCCACCGCGCTGGCCGAGATGATCGCCGAGGCCGGGCTGGAGCCCGAGATCTCCCGCACCGACGAGAACACCCCGCTGGTGCGCACCGCGCTCGACGTCCGGTTGGTCGCCATCGCCGTCGAGTGGACGCGGGGAGCGGTCAAGACCGTGCCCGCGCAGTGGCTGCCCGGCCCGCGGGAGCTGCGGTCCTGGACGTTGGCCGCAGGCAGCCCGGAGGCCGACGACCGGTATCTGCTCGGCT contains:
- a CDS encoding cold-shock protein: MPQGTVKWFNAEKGFGFIAPEDGSADVFVHYTEIQGSGFRTLEENQKVEFEVGQSPKGPQATGVRAV